The DNA region GCAGGCGAATTGGGATTGAATGTGGGATAATTCGCCATTGCTTTGATGGCTCCCGTTCGGGGATCCATGACAATAGCGGAACCGTAGGTGGATTTGGTACGCTCGATCCCGGCTTTAAGTTCTTCTTCCAGGATAGCCTGGATGTGTGAATCAATCGTAGTGTAAAGGGAATTTCCCTGTTTAGGCTGTTTACGCGGTGCTCCTACATAGGCAAAGATGCTCCCGTTACGCTCACGTCGCACCTGTTGTACACCGTCTTTGCCTTTAAGTTCATCGTTATACTCTTTTTCCAGACCGATCATACCTTCCAGCTCGTGATTGACAAAACCAAGGGTGTGGGATGCAAGGGATCCGAAACTGTACCTCCGCTGATACTCCTCCTCCAGGATTACCGCACGGTTATTTAGGGCCCGGATAGCTTCGTAGGCTTCCGTATCCACATTATCGGCCAGCACCACATATCGCGATCGATTAGGTGCGCGGTCTACTTTTCTCAGGAAGTAAGAGGCGGGCCGCAACGTATGTTTGGAAAGTGTGGAGGCTAATTCTCGCACCTGGTCACGGGTGAGGCCGCTCAGCCGGGGATCAATTGCCACTTTGTAGGCAACAGAATTGGTGACCAGTAGGCTGCCGTCTTCGTCATAGATATTTCCTCGCTGTGCCGGTATGGAAATGTTGTCAATAGCCTGCTCGCTCCACAGTTTTCGAAGATCTTCACCCTCAAGAAAATTTATACGTAGAAGCTGAAGTACAATAGCACAGGGAATCAGTAATACCAGTCCGAAGACTATGAACATGCGGCTCAATATGGCGGAGCGTTCGTCCATCATTCTTCCACCTCGATGATTTTTTCGGCCGGGCCTCCATTAATAAAGCCTCGTAATTTGGCTTTATCGTAAATTTCAGCCGGTCCGATCATACGGTCATAGGTGAGCCGGTAATCATCGTGCATTCTCTTGGCCTGATTATACTCTCGCTCAAGTTGTTGTACATCCTGCAGCAGGGCCTGGGTGGCAAAAACATGGTTCAGATAGAGTACGCCAAGTCCGCCGATAATGAAGGCACCTAAAACAACCTTCCAGGGCTTTACTTTAGGCAGGGAGATTCTGCTTTTCTTTTTCTCTTTAATACGACGCCCATGGCTTGCAGTGCCATTGCCGTTAACCTTGACATACTTATTAGACTTTGAAGTACCGTTCGTACGTTTTGGTTTGCTCTTGCGTACGTTAGGTTTGGTTTTTCTCTCTTTCAGCGGAGATTTAACAATCATGTTTGCACCTCCGGCTGATCGATTTTTTCGGCTACCCGCATCTTCGCGCTTCTTGCAGCGGGATTTCTTTCAACCTCTTCGTCAGTCGGTCTGATAATGCCATTACTCAGTGATTTGATAGGGGTCAGTTCGTGACCGTAAAAATCTTTTTCAATTTTTCCCTGGTGATTACCCGCTTTAAAAAACCGTTTCACAATACGGTCTTCCAGGGAGTGGTAGGAGATGGCGACGATACGTCCGCCGATCTTCAACACTTCCAGTGACTGCTCCAGTACTTCCCGAAGCATGTCCAGTTCTCTGTTAACTTCGATCCGGATTCCCTGAAACACGCGAGCTACGCTTTTTATCTGGTGGGGACCGTGTACAACCGATTCAATAATATCGCGCAGTTCACCGGTGGTCTCTACAGGTCGTTCCTCAATAATTTTACTTGCGATCTGCCGGCTTAGTCGTTCTTCGCCATAATGAAAGATGATGTCGCGAAGATCTTCGTAGGAATATTCGTTAACGACCTGGTGTGCGCTCACGCCTCTGAGATTACTCATGCGCATGTCCAGCGGACCGTCTTCCTGAAAACTGAAACCTCGTTCTCCCTGGGAAATTTGGTGGGTGGAGACGCCGAGGTCAAGAAGGATTCCGGATACCTCCCCGTGTATCTCTGGGGGTAATAGCCTGGAGAGGTACCCGAAATTGCCTTTTATGGAACTAAAACGTGAGTCATTTCCTATACGTGTGCGTGCGGCTTCCAGCGCTTCATCATCCTGATCAATACCTATCAGCTGACCATTATTGTTTAAATGAGACAGAATTTCCAAGGCATGGCCTCCACCGCCAAGCGTGCAATCCACATAGATACCGCCCGGATCCGTGACAAGCTGCTCTACGGACTCATTCAGCAGTACCGGTACGTGTTTGTATTCTGTTTCATGTTTGGTCATTGGTATCATGGTCACCCATCACGCGCTCAAAAAGTTCTTGATACGATTCAAAGCTAAGTCCGGAATCGACTTCATCGAGCTTATCCGGCGACCACACTTCAATGCGTTCGCCGCTGCCGATAAAAATGGCTTTGCCATCTATGTCGGCCCATTCCATTAGTTGCGAAGGGAGAGCAATACGGTTCTGGTTATCCAGGGAGAGGTCTTCTGCAAAACGCAGAAAATTTCGCTTAACGGTGCGGCCCTCTTTGGTAAAACTATTGATTTGGGAAAGCTGATCCTCTACCTTTTGCCATTCGTCCTGGGGATATACATACAGGCAGGGCTCAAGTCCTCTTAAGATGGTAAAGTTTTCGTTGGCCTGGGGAGAAAGTGCTTTACGCAGTTTAGCCGGGAAGCTAACGCGTCCTTTGTTGTCTACGCTGTGTTCGTATTGGCCTTTGAAACTAGGCATAAAGAATTCCCCAGAATTCGAAAATAGTTATCGATAACTTGAGCGGATCAAGAATTCCCACATTCTCCCACTTCTCCCCACAATGTACCCCAAAGGGGTGGAATATGTCAAGGCTTTCTTTGAAAAAGATGCTTTAAAAGGTAGAAAAGGAGAAAGGAGTAGGGGGATCACAGGGTTTGGAATAGCTTTTAAATAAGATAGAGTACGTTTTTTGGGTCTTTAAACGGTATCATTAGAATGTTTTTACCGGATGTGGGAAGATCGTGGTAGAGTGTGGGGGAGTTTCTTGGACGGGAAGTAATTGTAGATAACAGACTTCCAGGGTAGCCAACCTTGGAGGTCTGCCCCGTAGATTGATTTCACAGTCACCATCCTGGTAGCGTCAAGGAACCCTCCAAGGGTTATTCAACCCTTGGAGGGTTCTATGTTAAAACAAGGCGCTTGGAAAAGATCTAATACAAGCCACCTTTCATTAATGGGTGACAAGTTCTGTCACTGTTTGTATTATCTTGGATTCAAACCCCAGGTTCGATTATTCCCCGGATGGAGTACAAACCCTTATTTGAAAGTGAGAACCCACTCACAGAACGGCTGGGTGAGGCCTTCTTTGATGAGCTGCCCAAGGTACCCGGCATCTATAAGATGTACGGTTCGGCCGGAAGACTGCTCTATGTAGGTAAGGCCAAGAACCTACGCAGCCGACTGCTGACCTATCGGCGTGCCCGGCCGGGCAGAGAGTCCCGGAAGGTCATCCGTCTTGTGCGTATGATTCACGCCTTAGAGCTGGAGGAACACCCATCGGAAGAGGAGGCCTTGCTTCGGGAGAATGAACTCATCCGAGATCATAAGCCCGAGTTCAACCACGCCAAAAAGCAGCACGAAGCTTATTACTATCTGGTCTTCAGAGAAAAAACTTCTAAGATTATCACCGATTTGCGTATGCATGTGCGGGAGGATGAGAAAGAGTATACCTTCGGTGCGTTTAAAGGACACGTGACCGTACGACGAGGCCTCGGTGGATTATTGCGCCAGCTATATATAATAGAGCACAACATTACAAAACCCTTTGAACTTCCTTCCCAGCTACTAAAAAAACTCACCCCGCTCCATTACGAACTTTCCATCGATAAGCTCACCGGCTCGGATTGGATGGATAGCGTCAGGCTTTTTCTGGGGGGCGATGACTCCGCACTATTGTTTAAAATCATGGAACACGCCCGGGAGCAGAAACTGCTGGAGTCTTTTATCGGCAAAGTCATTTTAAAAGATATGGAAGCGCTAAAATTTTTCTTTGACTGCTGTTGCCGCAGGAATTTTGAGATCAACGAAATACTAAATCTCGATTCGGCTTTGATACCCCAGGAGAAGCTGGATGACTACCTGGTGCAATGGGCCTTTGCCAGGGATGATTAGTTTGAACTATTGCAGGTGATTATAACTGTGTAAACCCGTTACCAATACATGGCTTAATGTATGTATGCGCTATTTCAGATTAAATAAAAAAGGCCGATGTGTTACCACCGGCCTTTACGCCAACGTATCGCTCCCCCGAAACCTATATTATCTTTGATGATGTTAGCAAAGCGCAAATGAGGTCAATAGCCTGTAGATGATTAAAGTGGTATCGAACCTCTTGAAGTCGCTTGTTTTAAGCTTGTACCAATATCATATAACCTGAATAAAGATGCTGTTCTTTAAGAGCTATCTAACCTTGATTAGGAAGATCTAAAGATGGTTTTTTTGCTATTCTTAATTGCAAAAATGAAAAGTGAAAAGCTTTTACAAGACGGAAGAATTTCTTCCGGGGAAAATTCGTTACTTTCACTGATCAGTTTACCAAAATGCAGTGTTCTATGAATGACCGGCAGTACTTATCATCCAAATTATTTATTGTTTTTTTAGCCTTCTTCACAATAATGGTATGTTCCCCATTGCAGGGGTTGCAGGCCCAGAGTGCAGGTATTGAGGAAGCCGACTCTTCTCTGATTCCTGAGGTTGATTCGGCAGGTATTGAAAACGCCGTGGCTGAAGCCCGGGATATTACCTCGCTTCGCAGTCTGCTTATTCAGCAGGATGGCAAACTGATCACTGAGAGATATTTTCGTAGTGGTACCTCCAATAGGGCGATGAATACCAAGTCAGCCTCCAAGAGTATTATATCGTTGCTGACCGGTATAGCGGTTGACAAAGGATATATTGGAAGCGTGGAAGATCGTGTCAGCAAATACTTGCCGGAATATTTTGAGAGCATCAGTGATTCAGCAAAACACAGGATCACAAT from Halalkalibaculum roseum includes:
- a CDS encoding GIY-YIG nuclease family protein, whose protein sequence is MEYKPLFESENPLTERLGEAFFDELPKVPGIYKMYGSAGRLLYVGKAKNLRSRLLTYRRARPGRESRKVIRLVRMIHALELEEHPSEEEALLRENELIRDHKPEFNHAKKQHEAYYYLVFREKTSKIITDLRMHVREDEKEYTFGAFKGHVTVRRGLGGLLRQLYIIEHNITKPFELPSQLLKKLTPLHYELSIDKLTGSDWMDSVRLFLGGDDSALLFKIMEHAREQKLLESFIGKVILKDMEALKFFFDCCCRRNFEINEILNLDSALIPQEKLDDYLVQWAFARDD
- the rsmH gene encoding 16S rRNA (cytosine(1402)-N(4))-methyltransferase RsmH is translated as MTKHETEYKHVPVLLNESVEQLVTDPGGIYVDCTLGGGGHALEILSHLNNNGQLIGIDQDDEALEAARTRIGNDSRFSSIKGNFGYLSRLLPPEIHGEVSGILLDLGVSTHQISQGERGFSFQEDGPLDMRMSNLRGVSAHQVVNEYSYEDLRDIIFHYGEERLSRQIASKIIEERPVETTGELRDIIESVVHGPHQIKSVARVFQGIRIEVNRELDMLREVLEQSLEVLKIGGRIVAISYHSLEDRIVKRFFKAGNHQGKIEKDFYGHELTPIKSLSNGIIRPTDEEVERNPAARSAKMRVAEKIDQPEVQT
- the mraZ gene encoding division/cell wall cluster transcriptional repressor MraZ encodes the protein MPSFKGQYEHSVDNKGRVSFPAKLRKALSPQANENFTILRGLEPCLYVYPQDEWQKVEDQLSQINSFTKEGRTVKRNFLRFAEDLSLDNQNRIALPSQLMEWADIDGKAIFIGSGERIEVWSPDKLDEVDSGLSFESYQELFERVMGDHDTNDQT